Proteins from a single region of Antechinus flavipes isolate AdamAnt ecotype Samford, QLD, Australia chromosome 2, AdamAnt_v2, whole genome shotgun sequence:
- the VCPKMT gene encoding protein N-lysine methyltransferase METTL21D, whose product MAAAAEMALCSFVRPLEKRDGTVLRLQQYGSGGVGCVVWDAAIVLAKYLETQHFSGAIAGTHSLRERSVLELGAGTGAVGLMAASLGADVIVTDLEELQDLLKLNIKMNEHLITGSVQAKVLKWGEERKDCFSPPDYILMADCIYYEESLEPLLKTLKDLSGPKTCIICCYEQRTMGKNPEIERKYFELLQLDFDLEKIPLEKHDEEYRSEDIHILYIRKKK is encoded by the exons ATGGCTGCGGCAGCGGAGATGGCGCTTTGTAGTTTCGTGCGCCCGCTGGAAAAGCGGGACGGGACGGTGCTGCGGCTCCAGCAATACGGCTCAGGCGGCGTAGGCTGTGTGGTGTGGGACGCTGCCATTGTCCTGGCTAAGTACCTCGAGACTCAGCATTTCTCGGGCGCCATTGCTGGGACTCATTCGCTGCGCGAGAGATCCGTGCTGGAACTGGGAGCTGGCACCGGCGCCGTGGGGCTCATGGCAGCCAGCCTCGG GGCAGATGTTATAGTCACAGATCTGGAGGAACTACAGGACTTGCTTaaattgaatattaaaatgaATGAGCATCTCATCACTGGTTCTGTACAAGCCAAGGTATTGAAATG gggtgaagaaagaaaagactgtTTCTCTCCACCTGATTACATATTGATGGCTGACTGTATATACtatgaagag TCTTTGGAACCcttattaaaaactttaaaggaTCTCAGTGGACCTAAGACCTGCATCATATGTTGTTATGAACAACGGACTATGGGGAAAAAtccagaaatagagagaaagtaTTTTGAG CTCCTCCAGTTGGattttgatttggaaaagatTCCTTTGGAAAAGCATGATGAAGAATATCGAAGTGaagatattcatattttatacatcagaaagaaaaaatg A